The genome window CAAGCCCGCCCCCTTGGCCAAATCCGCCCGTCCCGTTTCTCCCGCCCAAAAAGCCCCCCCCGCTGGCGATGCGCCAGCTCCTGCCCCCGCGGCTCCCGCAGGAACGTCCCCCCCCGTTACCCCCGCGCGCGAACCATCTGTTCCCACTGACCCCGCCCCTCGGTTAGATCCCGTTTCTCCCACCATCGCGGCCGAACGCTCCACCTCCGCCACTGTCGCGGACAAATCCAGTTCTTCGGATGACGGCGGTATGGATTCCAAGCCGATGGCGGGAAACACCCCCCTGGCTCCCCCGTCCCCCGGTCGCCCCGA of Pirellulales bacterium contains these proteins:
- a CDS encoding translation initiation factor IF-2 N-terminal domain-containing protein → MAVRIYSLAKELKLDSKDLVDMLPKAGISGKGSALASLTDEEEVKFRDFFARKSRPAERPSERPLDRLERPGDPAGERVLKDLTRPKPAPLAKSARPVSPAQKAPPAGDAPAPAPAAPAGTSPPVTPAREPSVPTDPAPRLDPVSPTIAAERSTSATVADKSSSSDDGGMDSKPMAGNTPLAPPSPGRP